A section of the Marinoscillum sp. 108 genome encodes:
- a CDS encoding glycosidase, which yields MSDAFNKIKKLIADHEAFLSIKNEPTADTNGVYQRYKNPILTAAHTPIHWRYDLNPETNPMLMERQGMNAAFNSGAIEFNGKFCLVVRVEGYDRKSFFAVAESENGIDNFRFWDHPITLPETHEPDTNVYDMRLTRHEDGWIYGLFCTERRDHSASEADQSAATAKCGIARTRDLVAWERLADLDSGGSQQRNVVLHPEFVEGKYALYTRPQDGFIDAGKGGGIGWGLVSSMENASVRDEKIIDPKIYHTIKEVKNGQGPPPIKTNEGWLHLAHGVRNTAAGLRYVLYMFMTALEDPSKVTHRPAGHFMGPLSDERVGDVSNVLFTNGWIAKESGEVYIYYASSDTRMHVATSTVEQLVDYCKNTPEDGLRSATSVQTRNELIDRNLAFLKANGLK from the coding sequence ATGAGCGACGCTTTCAATAAAATAAAGAAATTAATAGCCGATCACGAAGCATTTCTTAGCATCAAAAATGAACCGACGGCCGATACCAATGGTGTCTATCAGCGATACAAAAACCCGATACTGACCGCCGCACATACGCCAATCCACTGGCGATACGACCTCAATCCCGAGACCAATCCCATGCTGATGGAGCGTCAGGGGATGAATGCGGCCTTTAATTCGGGCGCCATTGAATTCAATGGTAAATTTTGCCTGGTCGTGCGGGTGGAAGGCTATGATCGGAAGTCATTTTTTGCAGTGGCCGAGAGCGAAAACGGTATTGATAATTTCAGATTTTGGGATCACCCGATTACACTGCCTGAGACCCATGAGCCGGATACCAATGTCTATGACATGCGGCTAACCCGGCATGAGGATGGCTGGATTTATGGTCTTTTTTGCACAGAAAGACGAGATCACAGTGCTTCGGAGGCAGATCAGTCTGCGGCTACAGCCAAGTGCGGCATAGCCCGCACCAGGGATTTGGTCGCATGGGAGCGGCTGGCAGATCTGGATTCGGGTGGTAGCCAGCAACGAAATGTGGTGCTTCATCCAGAATTTGTGGAAGGTAAGTATGCGCTCTATACCCGCCCGCAGGATGGATTCATTGATGCCGGAAAGGGTGGTGGTATTGGTTGGGGCCTTGTGTCCAGTATGGAAAATGCCAGTGTAAGGGATGAGAAGATCATTGATCCGAAAATTTACCACACCATCAAGGAAGTGAAAAACGGTCAAGGCCCGCCACCCATCAAAACGAACGAAGGCTGGCTCCATCTGGCCCATGGTGTAAGAAATACTGCTGCTGGTTTGCGCTACGTACTATACATGTTCATGACCGCCCTGGAGGACCCATCCAAAGTGACCCACAGGCCTGCGGGTCACTTCATGGGGCCACTGAGTGATGAGCGTGTGGGTGACGTATCCAATGTCCTTTTTACCAATGGCTGGATTGCCAAAGAAAGTGGTGAAGTGTACATCTATTACGCTTCGTCAGATACACGCATGCATGTGGCCACCTCCACGGTGGAGCAGTTGGTGGATTATTGTAAAAACACCCCTGAAGATGGCCTTCGCTCAGCTACCAGCGTGCAAACCCGAAATGAATTGATCGACAGAAACCTGGCTTTCCTGAAGGCCAATGGTCTAAAATAA
- a CDS encoding sialate O-acetylesterase, which yields MNVTILILLSSLMSVPFYGCDKTEDMEQEPEIPPTEKVISLDPNFHIYLCFGQSNMEGSAKIESQDRVGKERFQMMQPMTCTNPGRTEGRWYTAIPPLSQCGVGLSPADYFGRTMTDHLPDSIRVGVISVAIGGCDIRLFDKDQYQNYVNTYPEDWFQNKIAGYGGNPYQRLIDLAKKAQKDGVIKGILLHQGETNTGNSQWPTYVKTIYENMLTDLSLDAETVPLLAGEVVHADQGGVCASMNEIIATLPETVPTAHVIPSSGCTAQSDSIHFDSQGVRELGERYALKMLSLLD from the coding sequence ATGAATGTGACTATTTTGATTTTGTTGAGTAGTCTGATGTCCGTGCCATTTTATGGGTGCGACAAAACTGAGGACATGGAGCAGGAACCAGAGATCCCACCTACAGAGAAGGTAATATCACTTGATCCGAATTTTCATATCTATCTGTGCTTCGGCCAATCGAACATGGAAGGTTCAGCCAAAATAGAATCACAGGACAGAGTGGGAAAAGAGCGGTTTCAGATGATGCAGCCTATGACTTGTACTAATCCGGGCCGGACTGAAGGTCGCTGGTATACCGCCATACCACCCCTGTCTCAGTGCGGTGTAGGACTGTCTCCTGCAGATTATTTTGGGCGCACGATGACTGATCATCTCCCGGATAGCATCAGAGTAGGCGTTATCTCCGTGGCGATTGGAGGCTGTGACATACGCTTGTTTGACAAAGATCAGTATCAGAATTATGTCAATACCTATCCCGAGGATTGGTTTCAGAATAAGATTGCCGGTTATGGAGGGAATCCCTACCAGCGTCTTATTGATTTGGCTAAAAAAGCACAAAAGGATGGAGTGATCAAAGGAATCTTATTACATCAGGGAGAGACCAATACGGGCAATAGCCAATGGCCGACTTATGTGAAAACCATCTATGAAAACATGCTCACTGATTTGTCTTTGGATGCAGAAACGGTGCCTTTGCTGGCCGGAGAGGTGGTGCATGCAGATCAGGGTGGGGTGTGCGCCAGTATGAATGAGATTATTGCTACGCTGCCTGAAACAGTTCCCACTGCCCATGTGATACCATCGAGCGGGTGCACTGCCCAGTCAGACAGTATTCATTTCGATTCTCAGGGTGTCAGAGAATTAGGTGAAAGATATGCACTCAAAATGCTGTCGTTGCTGGATTGA
- a CDS encoding MFS transporter, with amino-acid sequence MNDLNQPIRLKEKIAYSFGDFASSMFWKLFSMFLLFFYTDVFGISAAAVGTMFLVTRVWDALNDPIMGLISDRTKTRWGKFRPYLLFVAIPFGIIGVLTFSTPDLSADGKLIYAYVTYTLMMMVYTAVNVPYGSLMAVMSNDGVERTSLASWRFIGAFSGGLFVTATANSLVEYFSQNSDQATGFQFTISIYAVVAAVLFMLTFLWTRERLAPPKEEKNSLKDDLKDLGKNLPWFIMLGANIFVLIFNSLRDGSILYYFKYYVKDQTLDFFGASYEVTSSVLSSAYMSIWLGTNIIGVLLAKPMAARFGKKTTFSYAALISAAFSFLFFFIQPDQLLLIFILNVFIGISAGIILPLGWSMYADIADYSEWKTGRRATGLVFSSSSMSQKFGWTIGGAISGYLLAGFGFEPNVEQTTEALLGIRLMISVIAGLGALISFGFMRMYKLDEKFMQKVKMELNANR; translated from the coding sequence ATGAATGATCTGAACCAACCCATCCGGTTAAAGGAAAAAATTGCCTACAGCTTTGGGGATTTTGCTTCCTCCATGTTTTGGAAGCTTTTTTCCATGTTTTTGCTGTTCTTCTATACCGACGTTTTCGGAATATCTGCAGCGGCTGTGGGCACCATGTTTTTGGTTACCAGGGTATGGGATGCCCTCAATGACCCCATTATGGGGCTCATTTCTGACCGCACCAAGACCCGCTGGGGGAAGTTCAGACCTTATTTGCTTTTTGTCGCCATCCCGTTTGGGATTATTGGGGTGTTGACGTTTTCTACTCCAGATCTGTCTGCAGATGGTAAGCTCATCTACGCGTATGTCACCTATACGCTCATGATGATGGTGTACACTGCGGTCAATGTGCCCTATGGCTCACTGATGGCTGTCATGAGCAATGATGGTGTGGAGCGTACTTCATTGGCTTCCTGGCGGTTTATTGGAGCTTTCTCAGGTGGGTTGTTTGTGACTGCTACGGCCAATTCACTGGTAGAATACTTTAGCCAAAACAGTGACCAGGCTACGGGCTTTCAGTTTACCATCTCCATCTACGCGGTGGTGGCTGCGGTGTTGTTTATGCTCACCTTTCTGTGGACACGGGAGCGCTTGGCACCGCCAAAAGAGGAGAAGAACAGCCTGAAAGATGATTTGAAGGATCTGGGGAAAAACCTTCCCTGGTTCATCATGCTGGGCGCCAATATTTTCGTGTTGATTTTCAACTCCCTGCGCGATGGCTCCATTCTTTACTATTTCAAGTATTATGTGAAGGATCAAACCCTTGACTTTTTTGGTGCCTCCTATGAGGTCACCTCATCGGTGCTTTCATCAGCATACATGTCTATCTGGTTGGGCACCAATATTATTGGAGTACTCCTGGCTAAGCCCATGGCGGCCAGATTTGGCAAGAAAACCACCTTCAGCTATGCAGCCCTTATTTCAGCGGCATTCAGCTTTTTGTTCTTTTTTATACAACCCGATCAACTATTGCTTATTTTTATTCTGAATGTCTTTATTGGAATTTCTGCGGGCATAATCCTTCCGCTGGGATGGTCTATGTATGCCGATATTGCTGATTACTCAGAGTGGAAAACGGGACGAAGGGCCACAGGATTGGTCTTTTCTTCCTCTTCCATGTCACAGAAGTTTGGGTGGACCATCGGAGGGGCTATTTCTGGCTATTTATTGGCTGGTTTTGGTTTTGAACCCAATGTAGAGCAGACTACTGAAGCACTTTTAGGGATCAGACTCATGATCAGTGTGATCGCCGGATTGGGGGCGCTGATTTCGTTCGGCTTCATGAGAATGTATAAGCTGGACGAGAAGTTCATGCAAAAAGTAAAAATGGAGTTGAATGCTAATAGGTAA